The following coding sequences lie in one Calidithermus timidus DSM 17022 genomic window:
- the thiD gene encoding bifunctional hydroxymethylpyrimidine kinase/phosphomethylpyrimidine kinase — translation MRVALTIAGSDSGGGAGVQADLKVFFRFGLYGTSALTLVTAQNTLGVERLHLLPPSLVYQQIRSVAEDLPVHAAKTGALGSAEIVEAVAAGIRRHGIAPLVVDPVMVAKGGDPLLAPEAVAALKERLFPLTDLITPNRLEAEALLGRPIRTLEEAEEAALALLALGPRAVLLKGGHLEGEEAVDLLATREGVRAFSAPRVATRNTHGTGCTLSAAITALLALGKPLAEAVAEAKAYLTRALRSAPPLGQGHGPLNHFA, via the coding sequence ATGAGGGTGGCCCTGACCATCGCCGGTTCGGACTCTGGGGGCGGGGCAGGGGTGCAGGCGGACCTCAAGGTCTTCTTCCGCTTCGGGCTCTACGGTACGAGCGCCCTCACCCTGGTGACCGCCCAGAACACCCTGGGGGTAGAGCGCCTCCACCTCCTTCCCCCGAGCCTGGTCTACCAGCAGATTCGGAGCGTGGCCGAGGACCTACCCGTTCACGCGGCCAAAACCGGGGCCCTGGGCAGCGCCGAGATCGTAGAGGCGGTGGCCGCAGGGATAAGGCGCCACGGGATCGCCCCCTTGGTGGTGGATCCGGTGATGGTGGCCAAGGGCGGGGACCCCCTCCTGGCCCCCGAGGCGGTGGCGGCTCTAAAGGAGAGGCTTTTCCCCTTGACCGACCTCATCACCCCGAACCGCCTCGAGGCCGAGGCCCTCCTGGGCCGCCCCATCCGCACCCTTGAGGAAGCGGAGGAGGCAGCTTTGGCCCTTTTGGCGCTAGGACCTAGGGCCGTGCTCCTCAAGGGGGGGCACCTGGAGGGGGAGGAGGCGGTGGACCTCCTCGCCACCCGGGAAGGGGTGCGGGCCTTTAGCGCCCCCAGGGTCGCCACCCGCAACACCCACGGCACGGGCTGCACCCTTTCCGCCGCCATCACCGCCCTCTTGGCCTTGGGCAAACCCCTGGCCGAGGCGGTGGCCGAGGCCAAGGCCTACCTC
- the thiC gene encoding phosphomethylpyrimidine synthase ThiC encodes MTQLEAARKGIVTEEMAYVAEREGVSPEFVREGVARGRIVIPRNPNHRTLTDFKGIGEGLGVKVNANLGTSYDYVDLEAEVEKARVAIRYGADTLMDLSTGGDLKEIRRRILEVASVPLGTVPIYEAEFRAARRKNFFDLSAGELFQVIEEHGKEGVDYITVHVGVTLKNLEVYRHSPRTTGIVSRGGGLMAAWMLHRGEENPLYARFDDLLDIARTYDMTLSLGDGLRPGSLADSTDRAQIAELLTIGELVERARRAGVQAMVEGPGHIPLNEVATNVQIQKKLTGYAPFYILGMLPVDTAAGFDHIAGAIGGALAGWMGADMLCYLTPAEHLGLPTAGYVKEGVIAFKIAAHAADVARGNPQALQRNRRMSEARYRLDWEAQFALCLFPEEARRLKEERGSRTKACSMCGPFCPMNLVEAVLRGKERLELPVA; translated from the coding sequence ATGACGCAGCTGGAGGCGGCGAGGAAGGGCATCGTCACCGAGGAAATGGCCTACGTGGCAGAGCGAGAGGGGGTTTCCCCCGAGTTCGTGCGGGAAGGGGTGGCCCGGGGGAGGATCGTGATTCCCCGGAACCCCAACCACCGCACCCTCACCGACTTCAAGGGCATCGGGGAGGGTTTGGGCGTCAAGGTGAACGCCAACCTGGGCACCTCCTACGATTACGTGGACCTGGAGGCCGAGGTGGAGAAGGCCAGGGTAGCCATCCGCTATGGGGCGGACACCCTCATGGACCTCTCCACCGGGGGGGATCTGAAGGAGATTCGGCGGCGCATCCTCGAGGTGGCCAGTGTTCCCTTGGGCACCGTGCCCATCTACGAGGCGGAGTTTAGGGCGGCCAGGCGCAAGAACTTCTTTGACCTGTCGGCAGGCGAGCTTTTCCAGGTCATAGAGGAGCACGGGAAGGAGGGGGTGGACTACATCACCGTCCACGTGGGAGTGACCCTGAAGAACCTGGAGGTGTACCGGCATAGCCCCCGCACCACGGGCATCGTGAGCCGGGGCGGGGGGCTTATGGCCGCCTGGATGCTCCACCGGGGGGAGGAAAACCCCCTCTATGCCCGTTTTGACGACCTTCTGGACATCGCCCGCACCTACGACATGACCCTTTCCCTGGGGGATGGCCTGCGGCCGGGTTCGTTGGCCGATAGCACCGACCGGGCCCAGATCGCCGAGCTCCTCACCATCGGCGAGCTGGTGGAAAGGGCCAGGCGGGCCGGGGTCCAGGCCATGGTGGAGGGTCCGGGGCACATTCCCCTGAACGAGGTGGCCACCAACGTCCAGATCCAGAAGAAGCTCACGGGCTATGCGCCCTTCTACATCCTGGGCATGCTGCCCGTGGACACCGCCGCCGGTTTTGACCACATCGCCGGGGCCATCGGCGGGGCCTTGGCGGGTTGGATGGGGGCGGACATGCTCTGCTACCTGACCCCCGCGGAGCACCTGGGCCTGCCCACCGCCGGGTACGTGAAGGAGGGGGTCATCGCCTTCAAGATCGCGGCCCACGCCGCGGATGTGGCCCGGGGGAATCCCCAAGCCCTACAGCGGAACCGGCGCATGTCCGAGGCCCGCTACCGCCTGGACTGGGAAGCCCAGTTTGCCCTCTGTCTTTTCCCCGAGGAGGCGCGGCGGCTTAAGGAGGAGCGGGGCTCCCGCACCAAGGCCTGCAGCATGTGCGGCCCCTTTTGCCCCATGAACCTGGTGGAGGCGGTGCTCAGGGGCAAGGAGCGTCTGGAGCTGCCGGTGGCATGA
- a CDS encoding NAD(P)/FAD-dependent oxidoreductase, translating into MRAEVAVVGAGIIGALTAYELAKRGLEVLLLDAEKPGAATLASAGMLAPYPEGLSGELLQAGLLALTHYRDLVAELGEKGFPVEAGFSGTYVAALTPGEKEAWEAEAPLPYPVRGGLGARAFPGGYVHPKALREALLGVLRGMGVPYLKAEATGVGEGKVLLAEGEVRARRILLAVGAWGERFGLGVRPLKGEALLLEGPSPPAPLFAGEGYLLPREGGVYLGATGREEWQEGVDLFGLRWLADYAHERFPALGGSRFRGVVFGYRPLGEVFVGEVGEGVYAATGHGRNGVLLAPWTAKRLLQLMGVEG; encoded by the coding sequence GTGAGGGCCGAGGTGGCCGTGGTGGGGGCGGGGATCATCGGGGCCCTTACGGCCTATGAGCTGGCCAAGCGGGGCCTCGAGGTCCTCCTCCTGGATGCGGAAAAGCCCGGGGCCGCCACCCTGGCCAGCGCCGGCATGCTGGCCCCCTACCCCGAGGGGCTTTCAGGGGAGCTCTTACAGGCGGGCCTCTTGGCCCTTACCCATTACCGAGACCTCGTGGCCGAGTTGGGGGAAAAGGGCTTCCCCGTGGAGGCGGGTTTTTCCGGCACCTACGTGGCCGCGCTAACCCCGGGGGAGAAGGAGGCCTGGGAGGCCGAGGCCCCCCTACCCTACCCGGTGCGGGGGGGCCTGGGGGCCAGGGCCTTTCCTGGAGGGTACGTGCACCCTAAGGCCCTAAGGGAGGCCCTCCTTGGGGTCCTGAGGGGCATGGGGGTTCCTTACCTGAAGGCCGAGGCCACGGGGGTTGGGGAGGGAAAGGTCCTCCTCGCCGAGGGGGAGGTACGGGCCCGGCGCATCCTCCTGGCCGTGGGGGCCTGGGGGGAGCGGTTCGGTCTCGGGGTGCGCCCCCTCAAGGGGGAGGCCCTTCTCCTGGAAGGCCCCTCCCCACCCGCCCCCCTTTTCGCCGGGGAAGGCTACCTCCTGCCCCGGGAGGGTGGGGTTTACCTGGGGGCCACGGGGAGGGAGGAGTGGCAAGAGGGTGTGGACCTCTTTGGGCTGAGGTGGCTTGCGGATTACGCCCACGAGCGGTTCCCCGCTTTGGGAGGGTCCCGCTTCCGGGGGGTGGTCTTCGGCTACCGGCCCCTGGGGGAGGTTTTTGTGGGGGAGGTGGGGGAGGGCGTCTACGCGGCCACGGGCCACGGTAGGAACGGCGTCCTCCTCGCGCCCTGGACGGCGAAGCGGCTTTTGCAGCTCATGGGGGTGGAGGGATGA
- a CDS encoding thiazole synthase, translated as MSELVIAGQRLRGRLFVGTGKYRDFALMQEALEAAGAEVVTVSIRRVEVGAAGHQGLLEALDWQRYRVLPNTAGARTAVEALRLARLGRAITGSDWVKLEVIPDPTYLLPDPLETLKAAEILLQEGFVVLPYMAPDLVLARRLAALGTATVMPLAAPIGSGWGVRTRALLELFARERTALPPVVVDAGLGLPSHAAEVMELGLDAVLVNTAIAEAEDPPAMAEAFRLAVEAGRKAFLAGPMRPREGASPSSPTTGVPLGREG; from the coding sequence GTGAGTGAGCTGGTGATCGCAGGTCAGCGCCTGAGGGGCCGCCTGTTCGTGGGCACGGGCAAGTACCGCGACTTCGCGCTGATGCAGGAGGCGCTCGAGGCCGCCGGGGCCGAGGTGGTGACCGTCTCGATCCGGCGCGTCGAGGTGGGGGCGGCGGGGCACCAGGGCCTGCTGGAGGCGCTGGACTGGCAGCGCTACCGGGTGCTCCCCAACACCGCCGGAGCCCGCACGGCCGTCGAGGCTTTGCGCCTGGCCCGGCTGGGGCGGGCCATCACAGGGAGCGACTGGGTGAAGCTGGAGGTGATCCCTGACCCCACCTACCTCCTCCCCGACCCCCTGGAGACCCTAAAGGCGGCGGAGATCCTGTTGCAGGAAGGTTTTGTCGTCTTACCCTACATGGCCCCCGACCTGGTCCTGGCCCGGCGCCTGGCCGCTTTGGGCACGGCCACGGTGATGCCCCTGGCCGCCCCCATCGGTTCGGGCTGGGGGGTGCGGACCCGGGCCCTTCTAGAGCTTTTCGCTCGGGAAAGGACGGCTTTGCCCCCGGTGGTGGTGGATGCGGGACTGGGCCTCCCTTCCCACGCGGCGGAGGTCATGGAGCTGGGGTTGGATGCCGTGCTGGTCAACACCGCCATCGCCGAGGCGGAGGATCCCCCGGCCATGGCCGAGGCCTTTAGGCTGGCGGTGGAGGCGGGAAGGAAGGCCTTTCTGGCGGGGCCCATGCGGCCGAGGGAAGGGGCAAGCCCATCCAGTCCCACGACCGGCGTTCCCTTGGGGAGGGAGGGGTGA
- the thiS gene encoding sulfur carrier protein ThiS, whose amino-acid sequence MVWINGKAVEAEGKSLSEVVEAVCGQRGISLEAVAVMLNDEIWVKGRWPNRPLAAGDVVEVVAMMQGG is encoded by the coding sequence ATGGTCTGGATTAACGGCAAGGCCGTGGAGGCCGAGGGAAAGAGCCTGAGCGAGGTCGTCGAGGCCGTGTGCGGCCAGCGGGGAATAAGCCTCGAGGCGGTCGCCGTGATGCTCAACGACGAAATCTGGGTCAAAGGCCGCTGGCCCAACCGCCCCCTGGCGGCGGGGGACGTGGTGGAGGTCGTGGCCATGATGCAGGGGGGCTAG
- the thiE gene encoding thiamine phosphate synthase, with amino-acid sequence MLGKLYLVASPRPGQPEAELLGRLEAALDGGVELLQLRAKDLEAQAILELGEKLRELCGRYRVPLVINDRPDLATVLEAEGVHLGQGDLSVAQARRFFAGWIGRSTHAAEQALREQAALEGSEGYLSVGPVWETPTKPGRPATGLAYVRWAAQNLRVPWFAIGGIDEHTLPKVLEAGARRVAVVRAILDAPHPQQVAARMRRWLDGLD; translated from the coding sequence TTGTTAGGAAAGCTGTATCTGGTCGCGAGCCCCCGACCCGGCCAGCCGGAGGCGGAGTTGCTGGGCCGCCTCGAGGCCGCCCTGGACGGCGGGGTCGAACTGCTGCAGCTGCGGGCCAAGGACCTCGAGGCCCAGGCTATCCTCGAGCTCGGTGAAAAGCTGCGGGAGCTGTGCGGGCGTTACCGGGTGCCGCTGGTGATCAACGACCGCCCCGACCTCGCCACCGTACTGGAAGCCGAGGGGGTGCACCTGGGACAGGGGGACCTGAGCGTGGCCCAGGCTCGGCGCTTCTTCGCGGGCTGGATTGGTCGCAGCACCCACGCAGCTGAGCAGGCCCTGCGGGAGCAGGCCGCGCTCGAGGGGAGTGAGGGCTATCTTTCGGTGGGGCCGGTTTGGGAAACCCCCACCAAACCCGGGCGGCCTGCCACGGGCCTGGCGTACGTGCGGTGGGCGGCGCAAAACCTTCGGGTGCCCTGGTTTGCCATCGGGGGCATCGACGAGCACACCCTACCCAAGGTGCTGGAGGCTGGAGCCCGACGGGTAGCGGTGGTGCGGGCCATCCTGGACGCCCCTCATCCCCAGCAGGTCGCCGCGCGCATGCGGAGGTGGCTGGATGGTCTGGATTAA
- a CDS encoding carboxypeptidase-like regulatory domain-containing protein: MEMVFWFGGILGALLFLVSLLTLSRNPRVGAVLLLIGLALGSLLIPSLGLWRQGQAYLIVGLAGVGLFLLALFLPSRVRGKMTTMFVGLVLALFLFPALNVAQPWNTNPVALLENPPATATEPQTPPPTQPTLTEPPAPAPQTPAQTPQTSPPTDETSAPEPTMPQERVGVVSSDALCPCLLKVVTGIEGAQVELSRAGLAVDTRSGAEVVFQGLEAGEYTLRIEAAGYQPFEFQLQLRNNRELTVYLLKRQ, translated from the coding sequence ATGGAAATGGTCTTTTGGTTCGGTGGAATTCTCGGAGCGCTCCTGTTCCTCGTCAGCCTGCTCACGCTCTCGCGCAATCCCAGGGTGGGGGCGGTGCTCCTGTTGATCGGGCTGGCCCTGGGTTCGCTGCTGATCCCCTCGCTGGGCCTGTGGCGTCAAGGCCAGGCCTATTTGATCGTGGGCCTGGCGGGGGTGGGTCTTTTCCTGCTGGCGCTGTTTCTGCCCTCGAGGGTGCGGGGAAAAATGACCACCATGTTCGTGGGTCTGGTGCTGGCTTTGTTTTTGTTTCCCGCTCTCAACGTCGCCCAGCCCTGGAACACCAACCCGGTGGCCTTGCTCGAGAACCCCCCCGCCACCGCGACAGAACCCCAGACCCCGCCCCCCACGCAGCCCACTCTCACCGAGCCGCCCGCGCCAGCCCCTCAAACCCCTGCCCAAACCCCGCAGACCTCACCGCCCACCGACGAAACCTCCGCCCCTGAGCCCACGATGCCGCAAGAGCGGGTGGGGGTGGTCAGCAGCGACGCGCTGTGCCCCTGCTTGCTCAAGGTGGTCACGGGGATTGAGGGTGCCCAGGTCGAGCTGAGCCGCGCTGGCCTCGCGGTCGACACCCGGAGCGGGGCGGAGGTGGTGTTTCAGGGGCTCGAGGCCGGCGAATACACCCTTCGCATCGAGGCCGCCGGGTACCAGCCCTTCGAGTTCCAACTTCAGCTGCGC